The Pelagibius sp. CAU 1746 genomic sequence CGTCCGTCCCTGAGTCTTCCCCGACATTTTTGTGTCTTCACCCGGCCCGGGCGGCAATGTTCCGGGACGCACTACGTTGAAGTTCGAAGGAAGACCCAGACCATGATCACGGGAACCGTGAAATTTTTTAACACCACCAAGGGCTTTGGTTTCATCGCGCCCGAGGACGGCTCCAAGGACGTTTTCGTCCACATCTCCGCCGTCGAGCGTTCGGGCATGGGCCCGCTGGTCGAAGGCCAGAAGGTGAGCTTCGAAGTCCAGGCCGACCCGCGCGGCCCCAAGGCGGTGAACATTCAGGCCGCTGACTAAGCTCCAAAGCCGACAGTCCTGAAAAGACCGAAAAGCTTTTCGATCCGGCCGCCCAGGTAAGGGCGGCCGTTTTCGTTTGGCGGCGGTCCGCCGCCTTATCTTTTGTCTGGGGAGCCAGGCAAGGGCGGCCGCTTTCGTTTCCGGGGCTTTCGCCGCCCGTCATTCGTCCGGGGGCCAGGTAAGGGCGGCCGTTTTCGTCTCGGGATCCGGGTTTTGGCCGGATTCCCGGGCTTGACCTTGGGCTCCCGGCCCCTTAAGTTCCGCGCCATTCAGGCCAAGGTGACTTGACCGGCTCAAAGCCCCATCCGCTTGGGGCGGCCCCGCCAGTCCGCGAGTTTCGCGCACTGGCGCGAAGTGCGTTGGCGATTTGATGTAATTCAGGACTGACTGACACCCGATGTTCGATAGCCTTCAAGAACGGCTTTCAGGCGTTTTCGACAAGCTGACGCGCCGCGGCGCGCTCAGCGAGGCGGACGTCACGGCCGCCCTGCGCGAGGTGCGCGTGGCCCTCTTGGAGGCCGACGTCGCCCTGCCGGTGGTGAAGGACTTCGTCGAGGGTGTGCGCGAGAAGGCGGTCGGCCAGGAGGTCCTGCGCTCCGTCACCCCGGGCCAGATGGTCGTCAAGATCGTCCACGACCACCTGATCGAGACCCTGGGCAGCGAGAGCGTCGGCATCGACCTGCGCGCCACGGCGCCGGTCGGCATCATGCTGGTCGGCCTGCAGGGCTCCGGCAAGACCACCAGCTGCGCCAAGATCGCCAAGCGCCTGCAGGAGCGCGAGAAGAAGAAGGTCCTCATGGCCTCCCTCGATGTGCGCCGCCCGGCTGCGCAGGAGCAGTTGAAGGTCCTGGGCGAGCAGGCCTTCGTCGCCACCCTGCCCATCGTCCCCGGCGAGCCGCCGGTGGCCATCGCCAAGCGCGCCATGCAGACCGGCGCCCTGGAAGGCTACGACGTGGTCATGCTCGACACTGCCGGGCGCCTGGCCATCGACGAGGAGCTGATGGCCGAGGTGGCGGCGGTGCGCGACGCCGCCAAGCCGCACGAGAGCCTGCTGGTCGCCGACGCCATGACCGGCCAGGACGCGGTCACCGTGGCCAGCGCCTTCAAGGAGCGGGTCGACCTCACCGGCATCGTGCTGACCCGCGTCGACGGCGATGCGCGCGGCGGCGCGGCCTTGTCCATGCGCGCGGTCACCGGCTGCCCCATCAAGCTGATCGGCGTCGGCGAGAAGCTCGACGCCCTGGAGGGCTTCCACCCGGACCGCGTGGCCTCGCGCATCCTCGGCATGGGCGACGTGGTCTCCCTGGTCGAGAAGGCGGCCGAGACCATCGAGGCCGAAGAGGCCGAGAAGCTGGCCAAGAAGCTGCAGAAGGGCACCTTCGACCTGGACGACTTCGCCAAGCAGCTTCAGCAGATGCAGAAGATGGGCGGCCTCTCCAGCATGATGGGCATGCTGCCGGGCATGAACTCGGCGCAGATGCAGCAGATCAAGAACGCCAAGGTCGACGACGGCATGGTCAAGCGCCAGTTGGCGGTGCTGTCCTCCATGACACCCAAGGAACGCCAGAAGCCGGAGATCATCAAGGCCTCGCGCAAGCAGCGCATCGCCGCCGGCTCGGGCACCACGGTGCAGGAAGTGAACAAGCTGCTGAAGCAGCACAAGGACGCGACCCGCGTGATGAAGCGGGTCCAGAAGATGGGCAAGAAGGGCATGATGCGCGGCGGGCTTGGCGGCCTGCTGGGCGGCGGAAATCCCTTCGGTTGATGCCATAGAGAAACCTCACGAGACACAGAAGACCATCCGATCAGAAAGCGAGTAACAGAATGTCCCTGAAGATCCGTTTGTCCCGCGGCGGCGCCAAGAAGCGCCCCTACTACCGCATCGTCGTCGCCGACTCGCGCAGCCCGCGCGACGGCCGCTTCATCGAGCGCATCGGCTCCTACAACCCGATGCTGGCCAAGGACCATCCGGAGCGCGTGGTGCTGAACACCGAGCGCGCCAAGCATTGGCTGTCGGTCGGCGCCACGCCGAGCGACCGTGTGACCCGCTTCCTGGCCGCCGTCGACCTGGGTCCGGCGCGCCACATCCCGAAGCAGACCAAGAAGCACCTGCCGGGCCAGAAGGCGCAGGAGCGCGCGGCCGAGGCCGAAGAGGCCAAGAAGGCGGCCGAGGAAGCAGCGGCGGCCGAGGCCGCGGCGCCCGCCGAGGAAGCCCCTGCGGAAGAGGCCCCTGCGGAAGAGGCCCCTGCGGAAGAGGCTGCGGCCGAAGAGGAAGCCAAGGCCGAGTAGCGGCCGGCGTGCCCGTTCGGGGAGAGGCCCGGGCCGATGGCTGAGGACCGCGCAGGCCCCGATCTCGTCTGCTTGGGGGTCATGGTCGGCGCGCACGGCGTGCGCGGCCTGGTGAAGGTCAAGACCTTCACCGAAGCCCCCGAGGACGTGGCGGCCTACGGCCCGGTCAGCGACAAGGCCGGCAGGCGCCGCTGGACGCTGCAGGTGACCGGTCCGGCCCCCGGCAAGCGGGACGTGGTGCTGGCGAAGGTCGAGGGGGTCGGCGACCGCGACGCGGCCCAGGCCCTGCACGGCACCGAGCTCTACGTCGAACGCTCGGCCCTGCCGGCGCTGGCGGAGGAGGAGACCTTCTACCACGCCGACCTGATCGGCCTCAGCGTCGAGGACCCGGAAGGCCGGGAACTGGGCAAGGTGGCGGCGGTGGAGAACTACGGCGCCGGCGACTTCCTGGAGGTCGTGCGCAAGGGAGACGGCAAGGGCGGCGGGAAGACCCTGCTGCTGGCCTTCACCCGGGCCGTGGTGCCGGAGGTGGATATCGCCGGCGGGCGCCTGGTGGCGCTGCCGCCGGCGGAGATCGAGGTGCCGCCGGAAGGCGCGCGGCCGGGAGCGGAGGAAGAGCCTGAAACTTAACTTCTCCGGGGTTAAGTTCCGGGGCTCGGAAAGTGCCGCGCCGGACCTTGGAAAGGCTGGACAAAACCGGTCCCGGAGGTCATAAAGCGCCGCTTCGGCGGTTGTGTGCGCCCGCCGGGGAGTTTTGTCGGGCCGGAAGAGTGGTTGCGAGGTCCCATGGCTGCATGGCGCTCGGTGGTCCTGACGATCTTCCCGGAGATGTTTCCGGGGCCCCTGGGGCAGAGCCTCGCGGGCAAGGCCCTGGAGGGCGGGATCTGGTCGCTCGACGTCCTGGACATCCGGGATTTCGCGCGCGATAAACACCGCAGCGTCGACGATGCCCCCTTTGGGGGCGGCGCCGGCATGGTGATGCGCCCCGACGTGGTGGATACGGCCCTGGCCGCCGCCGCGCAGAAGTGGGCGCCGGAAGACAGTTCGGATGACCGGGCGACGGTCGGGAAGGCGCCGGTCATCTACCTCTCGCCCCGGGGGCGCCTGCTGACGCAGGACCTGGTGCGGGATTTGGCGGCGGGGCCGGGTGTCACCTTGCTCTGCGGCCGCTACGAGGGGGTCGATCAACGGGTCCTGGAGGCCCGCGACGTCCTGGAGGTTTCCGTCGGCGACTACATCCTGTCCGGCGGCGAACCGGCGGCCCTGGTGTTGATGGACGCGGTCGTCCGTCTGCTGCCGGGCGTCATGGGGAACGTGACCAGCCCGGACGAGGAGTCGTTCGGGGCGGAAGGTTTCGAGGGGCTGCTGGAGTATCCCCTCTACACGCGGCCCGCCGAGTGGCAGGGCCGCAAGGTGCCCGAGGTCTTGACCTCCGGGCATCACGAGAAAGTCCGCCAGTGGCGCCGGGCCCGGGCGGAGGAGATTACGAAACTGCGCC encodes the following:
- the rimM gene encoding ribosome maturation factor RimM (Essential for efficient processing of 16S rRNA); translation: MAEDRAGPDLVCLGVMVGAHGVRGLVKVKTFTEAPEDVAAYGPVSDKAGRRRWTLQVTGPAPGKRDVVLAKVEGVGDRDAAQALHGTELYVERSALPALAEEETFYHADLIGLSVEDPEGRELGKVAAVENYGAGDFLEVVRKGDGKGGGKTLLLAFTRAVVPEVDIAGGRLVALPPAEIEVPPEGARPGAEEEPET
- a CDS encoding cold-shock protein codes for the protein MITGTVKFFNTTKGFGFIAPEDGSKDVFVHISAVERSGMGPLVEGQKVSFEVQADPRGPKAVNIQAAD
- the trmD gene encoding tRNA (guanosine(37)-N1)-methyltransferase TrmD; translation: MAAWRSVVLTIFPEMFPGPLGQSLAGKALEGGIWSLDVLDIRDFARDKHRSVDDAPFGGGAGMVMRPDVVDTALAAAAQKWAPEDSSDDRATVGKAPVIYLSPRGRLLTQDLVRDLAAGPGVTLLCGRYEGVDQRVLEARDVLEVSVGDYILSGGEPAALVLMDAVVRLLPGVMGNVTSPDEESFGAEGFEGLLEYPLYTRPAEWQGRKVPEVLTSGHHEKVRQWRRARAEEITKLRRPDLWARYTKGRG
- the ffh gene encoding signal recognition particle protein, yielding MFDSLQERLSGVFDKLTRRGALSEADVTAALREVRVALLEADVALPVVKDFVEGVREKAVGQEVLRSVTPGQMVVKIVHDHLIETLGSESVGIDLRATAPVGIMLVGLQGSGKTTSCAKIAKRLQEREKKKVLMASLDVRRPAAQEQLKVLGEQAFVATLPIVPGEPPVAIAKRAMQTGALEGYDVVMLDTAGRLAIDEELMAEVAAVRDAAKPHESLLVADAMTGQDAVTVASAFKERVDLTGIVLTRVDGDARGGAALSMRAVTGCPIKLIGVGEKLDALEGFHPDRVASRILGMGDVVSLVEKAAETIEAEEAEKLAKKLQKGTFDLDDFAKQLQQMQKMGGLSSMMGMLPGMNSAQMQQIKNAKVDDGMVKRQLAVLSSMTPKERQKPEIIKASRKQRIAAGSGTTVQEVNKLLKQHKDATRVMKRVQKMGKKGMMRGGLGGLLGGGNPFG
- the rpsP gene encoding 30S ribosomal protein S16, with translation MSLKIRLSRGGAKKRPYYRIVVADSRSPRDGRFIERIGSYNPMLAKDHPERVVLNTERAKHWLSVGATPSDRVTRFLAAVDLGPARHIPKQTKKHLPGQKAQERAAEAEEAKKAAEEAAAAEAAAPAEEAPAEEAPAEEAPAEEAAAEEEAKAE